From the genome of Suricata suricatta isolate VVHF042 chromosome 3, meerkat_22Aug2017_6uvM2_HiC, whole genome shotgun sequence, one region includes:
- the RTP5 gene encoding receptor-transporting protein 5 — METAGCQDSDWLLRVLDVGSQRFRERESALQPAQPADCTAEPGASMDGVDVWASTLAQLMAKRKPQDTWELLPEENLASGHMESGGFQYRLRGLSRLQCGRCQWGWSSAHVHILFHVWFDEASRLGLVKMRLWGQRCRLCPPGDQGPCQASLLNVRLFLSKLVLFILQKCYGESLSAEQCPEVCFGERCEACDLGVCFFQKPPDPAWGPEVKSPSTIKGRYTLYGGDGMATAASGRQLLTLGSGPVVDRSRGYTPNSISIPLSVSDFIRNPISESSDFFNQDDDIVTVPFSLVKLGRDRGPGADAEGGVSPGGGARQAADPREPLFIGEGSIYLPTNPGATPKGRALLVRIRRPVFHGRGLLINSIRPFQLKGFIFKGRGSISSLTDPDQGQGAVPGSNGFRTTRRNSMPVSYLIGLTDDGEGSVTFPSSLANIVIEDDSFPFVDGSVTFPFIFTDGGKGKDASASATQGKEKEDGGRGREPHTRRPVTISEGSVTIPFSVFNIIKHMGPHSIAGGSPRSGLAPQGPQQKGRRPWARLGRPCSEPGWEEDPCWEDSCCRPRFDPYEEVWVWVSMTVCILWIMYLYKFSP; from the exons ATGGAGACTGCTGGCTGTCAGGACAGCGATTGGCTGCTGAGGGTGCTGGATGTGGGCTCCCAGCgcttccgagagagagagagcgcgctccAGCCAGCGCAGCCAGCAGACTGCACTGCGGAGCCCGGCGCCAGCATGGACGGGGTGGACGTGTGGGCCAGCACCCTGGCCCAGCTGATGGCCAAGAGGAAACCCCAGGACACTTGGGAGCTGCTGCCTGAGGAGAACCTGGCATCCGGGCACATGGAGAGCGGCGGTTTTCAGTACCGGCTAAGGGGGCTTTCAAG GCTCCAGTGCGGCCGCTGCCAGTGGGGTTGGTCCTCAGCTCACGTGCACATCCTCTTCCACGTGTGGTTCGACGAGGCCAGCCGGCTGGGGCTGGTGAAGATGCGCCTCTGGGGCCAGCGCTGCCGGCTGTGTCCGCCGGGCGACCAGGGGCCCTGCCAGGCCAGCCTCCTGAATGTGCGGCTCTTCCTTAGCAAGCTGGTCCTGTTCATCCTGCAGAAGTGCTACGGGGAGAGCCTCAGCGCGGAGCAGTGCCCCGAGGTCTGTTTCGGCGAGCGCTGCGAGGCCTGCGACTTGGGGGTCTGCTTCTTCCAGAAGCCCCCGGACCCGGCCTGGGGGCCCGAGGTCAAGAGCCCCAGCACCATCAAGGGCAGGTACACCTTGTACGGGGGTGACGGCATGGCCACCGCGGCCTCTGGCAGGCAGCTGCTCACCCTTGGCAGCGGGCCTGTGGTCGACCGCTCCCGGGGCTACACCCCCAACTCTATCAGCATCCCTCTCTCCGTGTCCGACTTCATCAGGAACCCCATTTCTGAAAGCAGCGACTTCTTCAATCAAGACGACGACATAGTCACCGTCCCTTTCTCCCTCGTGAAACTGGGAAGGGACAGGGGGCCCGGTGCTGATGCCGAGGGTGGTGTCAGTCCCGGGGGGGGGGCCCGCCAAGCGGCGGACCCCCGTGAGCCCCTCTTCATTGGCGAGGGCTCCATCTACCTGCCCACCAATCCCGGCGCCACGCCCAAGGGCAGAGCCCTCCTGGTGAGGATCAGGCGTCCTGTCTTCCACGGCCGTGGCCTCCTCATCAACAGCATCAGGCCCTTCCAGCTCAAAGGCTTCATCTTCAAGGGCCGGGGCTCCATCTCCAGCCTCACCGATCCTGACCAAGGTCAGGGCGCTGTCCCTGGCAGCAATGGCTTCCGCACCACGAGGCGCAACTCGATGCCAGTGTCCTATCTCATCGGGCTCACGGATGACGGAGAGGGCTCTGTCACCTTCCCCTCGTCTCTGGCCAACATCGTCATAGAGGACGACTCTTTCCCCTTCGTTGATGGCTCCGTCACCTTCCCCTTCATCTTTACTGACGGAGGCAAGGGCAAGGATGCTTCTGCCAGCGCCACCcaaggcaaagagaaggaggaTGGGGGCCGTGGCCGGGAGCCCCACACCCGCAGGCCGGTCACCATCAGCGAGGGCTCCGTCACCATCCCCTTCTCCGTCTTCAACATCATAAAGCACATGGGCCCCCACTCTATTGCCGGCGGCTCCCCGAGGAGTGGCCTGGCCCCCCAAGGCCCTCAGCAGAAGGGTAGGCGGCCGTGGGCCAGGCTGGGCAGGCCTTGCTCCGAGCCCGGCTGGGAGGAGGACCCGTGCTGGGAGGACAGCTGCTGCAGGCCCCGCTTCGACCCCTACGAAGAGGTGTGGGTCTGGGTGTCCATGACCGTCTGCATCCTGTGGATTATGTACCTGTACAAGTTCAGCCCCTGA